ttttttcaaatttgataTTGAAAACACATCTCTAAAGcgttaaattagtaaaataattcttaGATTTATGTTTATTCACCTATGGTATCTTAAAATCAACCGGAATgcaataataatttcataaaaattaattaatttcacaTTGTTgaatctatattttttttttgaaaattcaaagttttctttttttaatatttgtttgttGACaatggcttttttttttatgttgaaTCACTTCTGAAATCAATCTTATTGGTtagtttcttttgttaatCGATATTTACAAATTGTTTTTGGTATTTAATCTTAGAATCTTCTATTTTTTACTTAGCTTTGTATGTTTTTGTATGtgttcttgattttctttgaaaaaagtAAGACggagtatttttgtaaataaaattatgtgttAGGATCGGATTTTTTGCATGTATTTTTTGTAACTATTTGATGTGTTTGGCATTTATGAaaaagtttcttttctttacttgATTTAAagaacttttatatatatttcacgatatttttatttattttattgagttcttgtatttttattcttactatCATTAAGACCTATTGAatcctaattaaaaaaaaaaaaacataagagcttaataaaataaaacaaaaagtaaGAGGctcaaaataatgaaattaataagtttaagggctcaaaaatacaattttaccTTACATATATCACTAATAGCAGTTCCTTCTAGACTGCATAGATAGTAATGGTGGATTATTTCCTAATCTAACAGTTGAAATATTCAAAATCAACATCCCTAAAAGAAAGATGCTACTGCCACGCATAGATGGAACGTGGAGCAACTTCTCAAAACCacccaaaaagaaagaaaaataaaataatacaaagcCAAATCTAGTGCAATCGAaactcttctttcttttctttatttcctttcttcttctttttttttttttttttttttttcttcctttctcttctatATAATCCTTCAAAATCATTTCTTGGCATGGATAACAAATGTGGAAGAACAAGTACTGCttggtttattttcttgttgatCAATGTATCCCTGCAAATTCTGTCAGTTGTCGGAGATGGAGGACAGCACGTTGCCCAAAACATGCAAGAGAAGCCACCTCTTGTAAAGATGGCAATGGACACACTTACTACATTGAAGAAATCCCATAAAAGTTCTTGGGACAAACTTAAAGCCATGATTCATGGCTTCCAGTTGCAGTTTTTTCCTCCAAATTTAGAGTATGAACAACAACCATCCTTTTCTTCATTTGTTTATCTTCTGGGTATCCacttttttggtttttaagATCTAGAGTAAGAACATTCAGTCTTTCTTATTTCTGTATCAGTTTTAGAGGTCAAGATCAAGAAGTGGATGGCGCTGGAGGAAGGATGAAGGAAGCGGCTGAGAAAAGCTTAGAAGTTGGCAAAGTAACAGCTGAGGAATCTGCTAAGTCGGCCGCTAAAGTTGTAGGAGAAGCGGTGCACAAGGTCAAGgataaaatatcaaatgatGAGGAGTCTCATCAACATGATGAGCTTTAAGCAAATCTTTTCGTGAAATTTGCACTTAGGGTTTTCTTCGAAACTAGAAAATGATGTTCCACATAGAACTGATCATGCATAGTTTTGTTGTTTCAGTTTAGTTTCTTTGGTGATCGAAAGCTTGTTGCTTTGCTTATGAATGTAAGCGGTTGATCTACGGTATTATCTCAatgaaatgataatattttatttttttcatatcagtttcttaattttaaaaaataaaactggaaaataaaaataaatttaatattattattttattaaataagttttttaatgACGTGGTAAATCAGGACCATTGGTACTCGTAGAAATTGCACTATAGTATGTTATTAATGCATCTAACATCTATCTAATTCAAATTCACCCTTAGCTATTCTTATTTGTCCTTGTCTTTCTGAGATTAGTACTATTCACATGGCCTACCCGAACTTTAGTCATTTTTTTCATAgctattctaattttaaaatgcatCGGATCGCCCTATCataaatatgttttattataaatttattcagACTTGATTTAGTGTGTACCACAAATGATACGGTTTGTCTATGTGGTCTAAGCCTTGGCGAGTTGgcatgatattttattaatgcgATATTTGGTTAAAAcctataaagaaaatttattgtatataaaaaaaataaaaattgataaaattgaaaaagatattttcatacaatagaatatattaatttattaatatgaaattcatttaaaaattctatttgttttgttaaaatttagtttaaatataatcaattccacacaaatttaattatgtagaaTTCTCAATTAACTTTCACTTAATTTCAAAGCatataaatcttaatttgtaaataaattttatatatataatgaattgtaaccaaataaaatgtaactttctcaaatttaatatcttattaatccTGAACTTTAAGTAATTTTCATATATGTTTTGAGCTTAAAATGTATCAACTcaaatttatacatttaatttaacaaaagAATGAATTTTACAAAACATTTATACAAAGACACAGAATAAACAAAAGTTAAATAAGTGattaatatagatatttaaatggtaattattttaattttcatctaAGAATTTATTCAAATCGTGTCCTTAACCATtacattaaaatcaaaatctatTAAATCAAAGTTAAATTTCAGCATATATATTTGCAGTCaggttttttctttcaacattTAGCAACATCTAAAACAAGTGTTTCAAAACGAAAAATATAGCAAAGTGATGCATGCCCAAAGAGTCCTGTAGTATTCTTGCtgatcaataattaaaataagtgataattataaatttagtattttaattttttaattttttttattttagtgtttgaattatttttttattcaattaagtGTCTAAACCTGCTAAATTCATTTATACTATAGTGTCTCTTACATGTTTTATAggttaatcatttattttattttacataaaaaattacttaaatatccttatttattcttacttataattttttaatctttttctattttcatatcAAATCTTCTTTTAGCACTAAAAGAAATGTTGAATTaagttcttttaatttttattcatttttttaaaaagaattttactcATCATCtcttaatttctaaaaattatttttttagaacaTTTAATacgtttctttttctcctcttaTTATGTTGAggtgaaaatatattttatttgtattatttaaGGTAAATGCacgaaaataaaaaaataagtaaatgaatttaattttttttaatttttatttgaatgaatgagaaaaataaaatatttttaattttttttaatcttttaagaaataaatgaatttaaataaatagtgtt
The sequence above is drawn from the Ricinus communis isolate WT05 ecotype wild-type chromosome 7, ASM1957865v1, whole genome shotgun sequence genome and encodes:
- the LOC8276123 gene encoding uncharacterized protein LOC8276123; this translates as MDNKCGRTSTAWFIFLLINVSLQILSVVGDGGQHVAQNMQEKPPLVKMAMDTLTTLKKSHKSSWDKLKAMIHGFQLQFFPPNLDFRGQDQEVDGAGGRMKEAAEKSLEVGKVTAEESAKSAAKVVGEAVHKVKDKISNDEESHQHDEL